A genome region from Prionailurus viverrinus isolate Anna chromosome A3, UM_Priviv_1.0, whole genome shotgun sequence includes the following:
- the KRCC1 gene encoding lysine-rich coiled-coil protein 1 — protein sequence MKHSKKTYDSFQDELEDYIKVQKARGLEPKTCFRKMREDCLETCGYKEEVDYRPRHRMFDHRLSSETVQTYPRSCPISPKVENRLPQWLPAHDSRLRLDSLSYCQFTRDCFSEKPGPLNLSQQAYNCRPYSVESGVYKRLSSENSASAHQASHKQIHQQGKRHPEEAREKVEEERPKHRRKKGCEEIDLDKHKNFQRNLTQMETVRVSTEKLKNRKEKKGRDVASKKEERKRRKEKKEQGKERTEEEMLWDQSILGF from the coding sequence ATGAAGcattcaaagaagacatatgacTCTTTTCAAGATGAACTTGAAGATTATATCAAAGTGCAGAAAGCCAGAGGCTTAGAGCCAAAGACTTGTTTCAGAAAGATGAGAGAGGACTGTTTGGAAACTTGTGGGTACAAAGAAGAGGTTGATTACAGACCGAGGCATAGAATGTTTGATCACAGACTCTCATCTGAGACTGTCCAGACCTACCCGAGATCATGCCCTATTTCACCAAAGGTGGAAAACCGGTTACCTCAGTGGCTACCAGCTCATGACAGCAGGCTAAGACTAGACTCTCTGAGCTACTGCCAGTTCACCAGGGACTGTTTCTCAGAAAAACCAGGACCCCTGAACCTTAGTCAGCAGGCGTATAACTGTCGCCCATACAGTGTGGAATCTGGAGTTTACAAGCGTCTCTCCTCAGAAAACAGTGCCAGCGCCCATCAAGCCAGTCATAAACAGATACATCAGCAGGGGAAAAGGCACCCAGAGGAAGCCAGAGAAAAAGTAGAGGAGGAGCGGCCCAAGCATAGGAGGAAAAAAGGTTGTGAGGAAATAGATTTAGACAAACACAAGAACTTCCAAAGAAATCTAACACAAATGGAAACAGTCAGGGTCAGTACAGAAAAGCTTAAGAATCGAAAGGAGAAAAAAGGCCGAGATGTGGCCTCTAAGAAAGAGGAACGTAAgcgtagaaaag